From the Paenibacillus tianjinensis genome, the window AGGGAGCTCTTTGAAGTCATCGTATCCGCCAAGCAGCGGTGTGATGACAGCACCAATCGGCCCTGGATAAATAGATCCATAGGCATGACCGCCGATATGGCGGTAGACCGGACAGACATTCAGGCAAGCCCCGCAGCGTATACATTGTAAAGCTTCATTGAATTCGCTGCCGAGAATGTCTGAGCGGCCGTTGTCCACGACAACCAGATGGAATTCTTCAGGGCCGTCTGTGTCACCAGCTGCGGAGGGTCCCATTACGGTAATGTAGCTGGTTAACTTTTGCCCAACAGCACTGCGGCAGAGGAGATTATCCAGCACCTCCATTTCTGCAAGAGTGGGTACAATCCGCTCCATGCCCATCACGGCGATATGCGTTTTGGGGATGGCCGCAGTCAGATCTCCGTTGCCTTCATTGGTCACCAGGTTAATAGCCCCCAGGTTGGCAACAGCAAAGTTGCAGCCTGTGATTCCGACTTCAGCTTCCAGAAATTTCTGCCGCAGGACCTTCCGGGCAAACCGGGCAAGCTTCTCTGGACTTTCGTCATCTGTATATCCAAGCTTCTCCGCAAACACCCGCTGAATTTGCCGCCGGTCCTTATGCAGTGCAGGAGCGACAATATGTGATGGCGGATCCCAATCATCCATTTGCAGGATATATTCCCCTAGATCGGTCTCAATCAGCTCACAGCCGGCTTCAATCAGAACATGGTTCAGATCAATTTCCTCTGTGACCATAGATTTGGATTTAACGATTTTTTTAGCCTGTTTCTGCACGATAACATCCCGTATATAGCTGCTGGCTTCTTCTTTGGTTGCTGCAAAATAAATATGGCCGCCTTTTTTCTCAATGTTTCCTGCGAGCTGCTCCAGATAATAATCCAGGTTCTGCAGGGTATGCTGGCGGATTTGCTGGCCTGCGGTCCGCCACTGCTCCCAATCTCCGAGAGCGGTAGCCGCGGACAGACGCCGGGTCTTTAGACTGTCCTGCGCTGAACCTACGGCATTTCGCATAAATGAATCCCCGAGTCCGTCTGTAGTCCGTTCGCTGAAATCACGTTTATCCGTTTGCAGGCTCAACTCTGGCTTCCTCCTTTGGCAATCACAGGATTCTGGTGATTCAGCACTTCCGCAATATGCATAATTTTCACAGGTTCTCCCTTGCGGAATAGGCGGCCGCCGATATTCAACAGACAGCCCATATCTGCGCTGATCAGAATATCTGCTTCGGTGTCTATGATACAGCTGCTTTTTTCATCGACCATCTGCTCGGAAATATCCGGCATCTTTACCGAGAAGGTCCCGCCAAAGCCGCAGCAGTTATCGCTGTTTTTGAGCGGCTCCATGTGCAGCCCTTTTACATGCTCCAGCAGTTGAAAAGGGGTTTCCTTCTCACCCAGCAATCTGGTCATATGACAGGAACGGTGATAGGTGGCCGTCCCGTCAAGGCTTGCCCCCACATCCGTGATGCCGAGTACTTTTACAATGAACTGTGTGAATTCATAAGACTTTTCTTTTAAAGTAACCGCTTTCAATTCCCATTCAGGATCCCCCTTGAAGATCTTCGGATATTCATGAAACATAGCGACGCAGGAGCCGGAGGGACCTACGACATAATCGGAGCTCTCAAAGGCAAGCATCATATTCTTCATCGCAAGCTTGGAATCTTCCAGATAGCCGCTGTTGTAGGCCGGTTGACCGCAGCAGACCTGCGAAGCCGGATAATCGATTTCACAGCCCAGCCGCACGAGAACCTCAACCATTGCGATCCCGACCTTCGGGGTCATGAGGTCTACTAAACAAGTGGAAAAAAAACTGACTTTCACTCCTTATCCCTCCAATCGAAATAACCCTAACCATAGCTTAACTCAAGAAGTCAATAAAAAACAACACAAAAACAAATAAAAAATGTGAATCTTATTGACAATAAATATTGATAGCGTTTACACTATTGGTGGGAAATGGAACAATCACCTTGAGGGGGAGAAGCAGTGACCAAACATTTGATGTACATCGATGGCCAATTTACCGAAGCAGAAGGCAAAGAGTGGATGGAAGTAACGAATCCTGCAACTGATGAAGTGATCTCACAGGTTCCCAAGGCTACCAGGAATGATGTCATTCGAGCCATCAATGCTGCGGAAGAAGCCCAATCTGCCTGGGAGGAGACACCTGCGGTTGAACGCGGGAAGTATCTGCATGCCATCGCAGACGGGATTCGTGCGGAGGCGGACAGCATCGCCAGGCTGATCTCCGAGGAAGTGGGCAAAACACTGGAATTATCTACCGTAGAGGTTAACTTTACAGCAGATTATATGGATTATATGGCTGAATGGGCACGACGCTATGAAGGTGAAATCGTTCAGAGCGACCGCGATAACGAGAACATCTTTGTATTTAAACGAGCAATAGGGGTAACTACGGGTATTCTGCCCTGGAACTTCCCGTTCTTTCTGATTGCCCGGAAGATGGCTCCGGCCCTGATCACCGGTAATACGATTGTCGTCAAGCCAAGTGCAGAATCGCCGAATAATGCTGTCGCTTTTAGTAAAATTGTTGACGCAGCAGGCTTGCCCAAAGGGGTATTCAACCTTGTCACAGGCAGAGGCGCTGAGGTGGGCAATGAGCTGGCCAGCAATCCTAAGGTCGGAATGGTCAGCCTGACAGGCAGCGTGCCGGCCGGACAGAAGGTGATGGAAGCTGCTGCAGAGAACATCATCAAGGTTAGTCTTGAGCTTGGCGGTAAGGCTCCAGCCATTGTTATGGACGATGCCGACCTGGATCTGGCTATCAAAGCCATCGTAGATTCACGGGTAATCAATACGGGTCAGGTCTGCAACTGTGCGGAACGCGTCTATGTGCATGAGAAGATCAAGGACGAATTCACGGCCCGTCTGGTTGAGGCCATGAAGGCAGTGAAATACGGTGATCCGTTAAAAGATAAAGATATTCAGATGGGCCCGCTGATCAACAAGGCCGCACAAGATTCAGTCCAGCAAAAGGTGGACCGGGCGGTTGAAGAAGGTGCAAAAATCCTCCTTGGCGGTAAAAAGGTAGAGGGGGCAGGCAGCTTTTTTGAACCGACGGTCATTTCAGAAGCTACGAATGACATGGAAATTGTACAAGAGGAAATCTTCGGACCCGTGATCCCGGTGATTACTTTTTCCTCCTTGGATGAAGCCATTGCACTTGCAA encodes:
- a CDS encoding (Fe-S)-binding protein; translated protein: MKVSFFSTCLVDLMTPKVGIAMVEVLVRLGCEIDYPASQVCCGQPAYNSGYLEDSKLAMKNMMLAFESSDYVVGPSGSCVAMFHEYPKIFKGDPEWELKAVTLKEKSYEFTQFIVKVLGITDVGASLDGTATYHRSCHMTRLLGEKETPFQLLEHVKGLHMEPLKNSDNCCGFGGTFSVKMPDISEQMVDEKSSCIIDTEADILISADMGCLLNIGGRLFRKGEPVKIMHIAEVLNHQNPVIAKGGSQS
- the aldA gene encoding aldehyde dehydrogenase, which encodes MTKHLMYIDGQFTEAEGKEWMEVTNPATDEVISQVPKATRNDVIRAINAAEEAQSAWEETPAVERGKYLHAIADGIRAEADSIARLISEEVGKTLELSTVEVNFTADYMDYMAEWARRYEGEIVQSDRDNENIFVFKRAIGVTTGILPWNFPFFLIARKMAPALITGNTIVVKPSAESPNNAVAFSKIVDAAGLPKGVFNLVTGRGAEVGNELASNPKVGMVSLTGSVPAGQKVMEAAAENIIKVSLELGGKAPAIVMDDADLDLAIKAIVDSRVINTGQVCNCAERVYVHEKIKDEFTARLVEAMKAVKYGDPLKDKDIQMGPLINKAAQDSVQQKVDRAVEEGAKILLGGKKVEGAGSFFEPTVISEATNDMEIVQEEIFGPVIPVITFSSLDEAIALANDSEFGLTSSLYTQNLNVAMKVIKRLKYGETYINRENFEAMQGFHAGWRKSGIGGADGKHGLNEYLQTHVVYLQYDKSVN
- a CDS encoding LutB/LldF family L-lactate oxidation iron-sulfur protein, giving the protein MSLQTDKRDFSERTTDGLGDSFMRNAVGSAQDSLKTRRLSAATALGDWEQWRTAGQQIRQHTLQNLDYYLEQLAGNIEKKGGHIYFAATKEEASSYIRDVIVQKQAKKIVKSKSMVTEEIDLNHVLIEAGCELIETDLGEYILQMDDWDPPSHIVAPALHKDRRQIQRVFAEKLGYTDDESPEKLARFARKVLRQKFLEAEVGITGCNFAVANLGAINLVTNEGNGDLTAAIPKTHIAVMGMERIVPTLAEMEVLDNLLCRSAVGQKLTSYITVMGPSAAGDTDGPEEFHLVVVDNGRSDILGSEFNEALQCIRCGACLNVCPVYRHIGGHAYGSIYPGPIGAVITPLLGGYDDFKELPFASSLCAACTDVCPVRIPLHEQLIRHRQNIVKENRTGSMERFQMKAVGRLLSSPALFGKTLRFAHPASRLMSKHGRIVRGPELIRGWIGSRDLSQPVKQQDSFRAWLDKRKGESGQ